Proteins encoded by one window of Mycolicibacterium sp. ND9-15:
- a CDS encoding 3-oxoacyl-ACP synthase III family protein: MARNRWLVMEPPSTGAEPPFRTRLAGAGRHLPSTRLTTEELMSTTRHRTHINLERLTGIRERRVSVGDEDSYSLATAAALDCLDKAHQEASSVDAVISCSITKFRGGLTQWLEPTMSSAVAQAIGAENAMTFDLSNACAGMLSGVTVANNWIRQGVIERALVVSGEYISQLGQNAARHIRSIMSKELASLTLGDAGAALLLERAPTGSGSITLAGFTTVADYSRLCLGYPKGADPGARMFTDARGIHRAAMDNTPMLLEEVLDSAGISIHDIDHVITHQTSARAIRKGMARVSAAFGDAPRHDAVITVDRYGNTASTTHTVALIEELEARHIEPGETIALIALASGLEIGVVLMTLDEELVSRYGHED; the protein is encoded by the coding sequence ATGGCGCGCAATCGGTGGCTGGTCATGGAGCCTCCGTCGACAGGAGCGGAACCTCCGTTCCGCACCCGGCTCGCCGGCGCCGGTCGTCACCTGCCCAGCACGCGGCTCACGACCGAAGAACTGATGTCCACCACCCGCCATCGCACCCACATCAACCTCGAACGACTGACCGGAATCCGCGAGCGCCGCGTATCGGTTGGTGACGAGGACTCCTACAGCCTCGCGACGGCCGCCGCACTCGACTGTCTCGACAAGGCGCACCAGGAAGCTTCGTCGGTGGACGCGGTGATCAGTTGCAGCATCACCAAATTCCGCGGTGGCCTGACCCAGTGGCTCGAGCCGACGATGAGCAGCGCCGTCGCTCAGGCCATCGGGGCCGAGAACGCGATGACGTTCGACCTGTCGAACGCCTGCGCCGGAATGCTTTCTGGGGTGACCGTCGCCAACAACTGGATCCGGCAGGGCGTCATCGAGCGCGCACTGGTGGTCAGCGGCGAATACATCTCACAACTCGGCCAGAACGCGGCCCGCCATATCCGCAGCATCATGAGCAAGGAACTCGCGTCGTTGACGCTCGGTGACGCAGGCGCCGCGCTGCTGTTGGAGCGGGCGCCCACCGGAAGCGGCAGCATCACCCTGGCGGGTTTCACCACCGTCGCCGACTACAGCAGGCTTTGTCTCGGCTACCCCAAAGGCGCTGACCCGGGTGCTCGAATGTTCACCGACGCCAGAGGGATTCACCGGGCGGCAATGGACAACACTCCGATGTTGCTGGAAGAAGTGCTCGATTCGGCCGGTATCTCGATTCACGACATCGACCACGTCATCACGCATCAGACCTCGGCCCGCGCAATCCGGAAGGGAATGGCGCGGGTGTCGGCCGCCTTCGGTGACGCCCCGCGGCATGACGCGGTGATCACCGTCGACCGGTACGGCAACACCGCGTCCACCACCCACACGGTCGCCCTGATCGAGGAACTCGAAGCGCGGCACATCGAGCCGGGCGAGACGATAGCGCTCATCGCGTTGGCGTCGGGTCTGGAGATCGGCGTGGTGCTGATGACCCTGGACGAGGAATTGGTGAGCCGATATGGCCACGAGGATTGA
- the istA gene encoding IS21 family transposase: MLDLVELFTHWHAGRSQVQLSASLGIDRKTVRKYLAPAIADGIEPGGEALSADQWAELIGGWFPELSDPGARASTWPLIAPHEDRIEAWLDADVTVATIAQRLRDDHGVAASESSVRRWIATHFADEVARERVSVPRGPVDPGSEAQIDYGRLGMWFDPSAARRVAVWAFVMVLSCSRHLFVRPVIRMDQTTWCACHVAAFEFFGGVPARLVCDNLKTGVDKPDLYDPKINRSYAELATHYGALIDPARAFKPKDKPRVERPMPYVRDSFWRGRDFASLAGMQADALRWSTEVAGMRHSRALEGAQPLRVFEAIERDALMALPPRAFELTTWSIGTVGVDAHLKVAKALYSVPWRLIGQRLHARTAGDIVQIFAGADVVATHVRRPSGRSTDFTHYPPEKIAFAMKTPTWCRRTAELIGPACEAVITEFMTDNAIHHLRSAQGVLGLRDKHGCARLEAACARAIEVGDPSYRTIKGILIAGTEHGDDAPTGGGAAAAAGAFLRGPEQFGTPVA; the protein is encoded by the coding sequence ATGCTCGATTTGGTCGAGTTGTTTACCCACTGGCACGCGGGCCGCTCGCAGGTCCAGTTATCGGCGTCGCTAGGTATCGATCGGAAGACCGTCCGCAAATATTTGGCTCCGGCGATCGCCGACGGTATCGAGCCCGGCGGCGAGGCGCTCTCGGCCGATCAGTGGGCGGAGTTGATCGGCGGCTGGTTCCCTGAGCTGAGTGATCCGGGGGCGCGGGCGTCGACGTGGCCGTTGATCGCGCCGCACGAAGATCGGATCGAGGCGTGGCTGGACGCCGATGTCACGGTGGCCACGATCGCCCAGCGGTTGCGAGACGATCACGGGGTGGCAGCGTCGGAGTCGTCGGTGCGGCGTTGGATCGCAACGCATTTCGCTGATGAGGTGGCCCGGGAGAGGGTCTCCGTGCCGCGCGGGCCGGTGGACCCGGGTAGTGAGGCGCAGATCGATTACGGCCGGCTGGGAATGTGGTTCGACCCGTCGGCTGCCCGCCGGGTGGCGGTGTGGGCGTTCGTGATGGTGCTGTCGTGCTCGCGGCACCTGTTCGTGCGTCCGGTGATCCGGATGGACCAAACCACTTGGTGCGCTTGTCATGTCGCGGCGTTCGAGTTCTTCGGAGGAGTGCCGGCGCGGCTGGTGTGTGACAACCTCAAGACCGGAGTGGACAAACCCGATCTATATGACCCGAAGATCAACCGCTCGTACGCCGAGTTGGCCACCCACTATGGCGCCCTGATCGACCCGGCGCGGGCGTTCAAACCCAAGGACAAGCCCCGAGTGGAACGACCGATGCCGTATGTGCGGGACTCGTTCTGGCGCGGCCGCGACTTCGCGTCGCTGGCCGGGATGCAGGCCGATGCGCTGCGCTGGAGCACCGAGGTGGCCGGCATGCGGCATTCGCGAGCGCTCGAGGGTGCCCAACCGTTGCGGGTGTTCGAGGCGATCGAACGTGACGCATTGATGGCGTTGCCGCCCAGAGCATTTGAACTCACCACCTGGTCGATAGGCACCGTCGGAGTCGATGCGCATCTGAAGGTCGCCAAGGCGCTCTACAGCGTCCCGTGGCGGCTGATCGGACAGCGCCTGCATGCCCGCACCGCCGGCGATATCGTGCAGATCTTCGCAGGTGCCGACGTGGTGGCCACCCACGTGCGCCGCCCGTCTGGGCGATCCACCGACTTCACCCACTACCCGCCGGAAAAGATCGCGTTTGCGATGAAGACCCCGACCTGGTGCCGGCGCACCGCCGAGCTCATCGGGCCGGCCTGCGAGGCGGTGATCACCGAATTCATGACCGATAACGCCATCCATCACCTGCGCTCAGCCCAAGGGGTGCTCGGGCTGCGCGACAAACACGGCTGTGCGCGGCTGGAGGCCGCCTGCGCCCGCGCCATCGAGGTCGGCGACCCGTCCTATCGCACCATCAAGGGCATCCTGATCGCCGGTACCGAACACGGCGACGACGCGCCGACCGGCGGTGGTGCGGCCGCGGCGGCTGGGGCGTTTCTGCGCGGCCCCGAACAGTTCGGCACCCCCGTCGCCTGA
- a CDS encoding oxidoreductase — MAKPTLAVWKFASCDGCQLTLLDCEDELLTIAAEVQIATFLEASSAVVGGPYDVSLVEGSITTAADERRIKEIREQSRTLVTIGACATGGGIQALRNFADVDEFASVVYARPEYIDTLATSTPASAHAQVDYQLQGCPIDRGQLLDTLAALLVGRKPRLPAKTVCTECKNRGVTCVVVADGIPCLGPVTHAGCGALCPSFHRGCYGCFGPAATPNTAALIPVLRRDGMSADDVGRVFSTFNVAPFTEERNDL, encoded by the coding sequence ATGGCCAAGCCCACGTTGGCGGTATGGAAGTTCGCGTCTTGCGACGGTTGCCAGCTCACCTTGTTGGACTGCGAAGACGAGTTGCTCACCATCGCGGCAGAGGTACAGATCGCCACCTTCCTGGAAGCCTCGAGCGCGGTCGTCGGCGGGCCCTACGACGTCTCGCTCGTCGAGGGCTCGATCACCACCGCCGCCGACGAACGGCGGATCAAGGAGATCCGCGAGCAGTCACGCACGCTGGTGACGATCGGCGCCTGTGCCACCGGCGGCGGAATCCAGGCGTTGCGCAATTTCGCCGACGTCGACGAGTTCGCTTCCGTCGTCTACGCGCGACCCGAGTACATCGACACACTCGCCACGTCCACCCCCGCCTCCGCCCACGCGCAGGTCGACTACCAACTCCAAGGCTGTCCCATCGACCGCGGCCAACTGCTCGACACCCTCGCGGCTCTGCTGGTCGGCCGTAAACCGCGGCTGCCCGCCAAGACGGTGTGTACCGAATGTAAGAACCGCGGCGTGACGTGTGTGGTGGTCGCCGACGGCATTCCCTGTCTCGGCCCCGTGACGCATGCCGGGTGCGGCGCACTGTGCCCGTCGTTTCACCGGGGCTGCTATGGCTGTTTCGGTCCTGCCGCCACGCCGAACACCGCCGCGCTGATCCCGGTGCTGCGCCGCGACGGGATGTCGGCTGACGACGTCGGGCGGGTCTTTTCCACCTTCAACGTCGCGCCCTTCACCGAGGAACGGAACGATCTGTGA
- a CDS encoding Ni/Fe hydrogenase subunit alpha yields MNEETRTLTVGALTRVEGEGALNVTLVDGAVENVELNIYEPPRFFEAFLRGRAYTEPPDITARVCGICPVAYQVSACNAIEDACKVTVDPELVALRRLLYCGEWIHSHALHIYLLHMPDFLGYPDAIAMAKDRPQLLERGLALKKAGNRLMEQIGGRAIHPINVRLGGFFSTPTRAALEPLAEMLRGALDDALYTAREVSRFDIPDTEFDHEFLSLSDPDRYPIEDGGIARSAGVPFPLEDFTDHVVEAQVPHSTALHATLDGRRYLTGPLARYSLNSAKLSPIAAEVAAETGLGPECRNPFRSIVVRAVEVVYALEESLRIIAEYERPSRPAVEVPVRAGVGHGVSEAPRGLLYHRYEISDDGLIRAATMVPPTAQNQSAIEHEMGLLVAENISLDDATLTSLCEKAIRNHDPCISCSAHFLTLTVERR; encoded by the coding sequence GTGAACGAGGAGACTCGGACGCTCACCGTCGGCGCACTGACGCGTGTCGAGGGCGAGGGAGCGCTCAACGTCACGCTGGTCGACGGTGCGGTCGAGAACGTCGAGCTCAACATCTACGAGCCGCCAAGGTTTTTCGAGGCATTCCTGCGCGGACGGGCCTACACCGAGCCGCCTGACATCACCGCGCGCGTGTGCGGAATATGCCCGGTCGCCTACCAGGTCAGCGCGTGCAACGCGATCGAGGACGCCTGCAAAGTGACGGTGGACCCCGAACTGGTGGCGCTGCGCCGGTTGCTGTACTGCGGCGAATGGATCCACAGTCACGCCCTGCACATCTATCTGCTGCACATGCCCGACTTCCTGGGTTACCCCGACGCCATCGCGATGGCCAAGGATCGCCCGCAGCTGCTGGAGCGCGGGCTTGCCCTCAAGAAGGCGGGCAACCGGTTGATGGAGCAGATCGGCGGCCGCGCAATCCATCCGATCAATGTGCGGCTCGGCGGGTTCTTCTCGACCCCGACTCGTGCTGCTCTCGAGCCGCTGGCCGAGATGCTGCGGGGCGCACTCGACGATGCGTTGTACACCGCCCGGGAGGTATCTCGATTCGACATCCCCGACACCGAATTCGATCACGAGTTCCTGTCGCTGTCGGATCCGGACCGCTACCCCATCGAGGACGGAGGCATCGCCCGCAGCGCGGGCGTTCCGTTCCCGCTCGAAGATTTCACCGACCATGTGGTCGAAGCGCAGGTCCCGCATTCGACGGCGCTGCATGCCACCCTCGACGGCCGCCGCTACCTCACCGGCCCGTTGGCGCGGTACTCGCTCAACTCCGCCAAGCTCTCCCCGATCGCGGCCGAGGTCGCCGCCGAGACCGGGCTTGGCCCCGAGTGCCGTAACCCGTTCCGCAGCATCGTCGTTCGGGCCGTCGAGGTGGTCTATGCGCTGGAGGAGTCGCTCCGTATCATCGCCGAATACGAACGGCCGTCCCGCCCGGCCGTGGAGGTGCCCGTCCGCGCCGGCGTCGGGCACGGGGTCAGCGAGGCGCCCCGCGGCCTGCTCTACCACCGCTACGAGATCTCCGACGACGGGTTGATCCGGGCCGCGACGATGGTGCCACCGACCGCCCAGAACCAGTCCGCCATCGAGCACGAGATGGGACTGCTGGTGGCAGAGAACATCTCGCTTGACGACGCCACGTTGACATCGTTGTGCGAGAAGGCGATTCGCAACCACGATCCGTGCATCTCCTGCTCGGCGCACTTCCTGACCTTGACGGTCGAACGACGTTGA
- a CDS encoding pyridoxamine 5'-phosphate oxidase family protein, whose amino-acid sequence MSEDFQAVTILPETECWKLLSSRALGRLVTSVDGNPEIFPVNYVVQHRTVLFRTAEGTKLVSTAINHNVLFEVDDHDAVEGWSVIVKGVARSVRSEEDIAEAERAQLLPWIATVKQHYVRIRPLSVTGRRFMFGAEPDREFTAV is encoded by the coding sequence ATGTCGGAAGACTTTCAAGCGGTCACGATCCTGCCCGAGACGGAATGCTGGAAGCTGTTGTCGAGCCGCGCGCTCGGTCGGCTCGTCACCAGTGTGGACGGCAACCCGGAGATCTTCCCGGTGAACTACGTCGTACAGCACCGCACCGTGCTGTTCCGCACGGCAGAGGGCACGAAACTCGTCAGCACCGCGATCAACCACAACGTGCTCTTCGAGGTCGACGACCACGACGCGGTCGAAGGGTGGAGTGTGATCGTCAAAGGCGTCGCCCGCTCGGTGCGCAGCGAGGAGGACATCGCCGAGGCGGAGCGCGCGCAGCTGCTGCCCTGGATCGCCACGGTGAAACAGCACTACGTACGCATCCGGCCGCTGAGCGTAACCGGCCGACGGTTCATGTTCGGCGCCGAACCGGATCGTGAGTTCACCGCCGTTTGA
- a CDS encoding 1-phosphofructokinase family hexose kinase has product MNPALDVTIDADVVQHTSKIRCAGARYDPGGGGVNVARFVRVLGGSVAAVFPAGGPTGAVVTDLVAQADVPVRRVPVKNATRESFTVNETSTGKQFRFVFPGPALDSAEQDQCLDELRADAATAEIVVASGSLPPGVPVDFFNRVADICRELGVLLILDTWGGGLRHVQSGVFLMKPSLRELRECVGLPLETEAEQLAAAHGLIDRGVTQAVIVSLGSDGALLATPHESYKFPPVPVEPISSVGAGDAMVTGITIGLTRAWPLVKSVRFGIAAATAKLRMPGTAAFTSADVERFFEMVPEPTQITGEIGAVRD; this is encoded by the coding sequence ATGAACCCGGCACTGGACGTCACCATCGACGCCGACGTCGTGCAGCACACGTCGAAGATCCGGTGCGCGGGCGCCCGGTACGACCCCGGCGGCGGCGGCGTCAACGTGGCGCGCTTCGTGCGGGTGCTCGGCGGGTCGGTGGCCGCGGTCTTTCCGGCGGGCGGGCCGACGGGTGCGGTGGTCACCGATCTCGTCGCACAGGCTGACGTGCCGGTGCGGCGCGTCCCGGTCAAGAACGCGACGCGCGAGAGTTTCACCGTCAACGAAACCAGCACCGGCAAACAGTTCCGGTTCGTGTTCCCCGGTCCCGCGCTCGATTCCGCCGAGCAGGATCAGTGCCTGGACGAGTTGCGGGCGGACGCGGCAACGGCGGAGATCGTCGTGGCCAGCGGCAGTCTCCCGCCCGGTGTGCCGGTGGACTTCTTCAACCGGGTGGCCGACATCTGCCGCGAACTCGGCGTCCTGCTCATCCTCGATACGTGGGGTGGCGGACTACGTCACGTGCAGTCGGGCGTGTTTCTGATGAAGCCGAGCCTGCGTGAACTCCGCGAGTGCGTCGGCCTCCCGCTGGAGACCGAAGCAGAGCAACTCGCGGCCGCCCACGGCCTCATCGACCGCGGGGTCACACAGGCGGTCATCGTGTCGCTGGGCTCCGACGGCGCGCTGTTGGCCACGCCGCACGAGAGCTATAAGTTTCCGCCCGTCCCCGTCGAACCAATCAGCAGCGTCGGCGCGGGAGACGCGATGGTCACCGGAATCACCATCGGCTTGACCCGCGCCTGGCCGCTCGTCAAGTCGGTGCGGTTCGGCATCGCCGCCGCAACCGCGAAGCTGCGCATGCCGGGAACCGCGGCGTTCACCAGCGCCGATGTGGAGCGGTTCTTCGAGATGGTTCCCGAACCCACCCAGATCACCGGAGAGATCGGCGCGGTCCGCGATTGA
- a CDS encoding DUF732 domain-containing protein → MTCPYCGSKLASEVNCDRCGAVYAPTASTGWRPDPTARHEGRYYVAGRPTNRVRNGKRVAADPTGGQMLPDYVEIPVSRSSIRLSWPATGATTVIIVLAAAIVWALLRGSTSTPPSPETTYLSGLKDAGLSNEFNSEAGAIAHARQVCRQLEEGGPEQGLPADKFAVEAFCPQFAEGFHILEKTTVKGTFVLMDSNGLGAIATSETSCEGAYGYSDIGHDTPVTVKNGKNEILATTTLGQGRADSATCNFSFSFPVTEGQDRYVVSVGHRGEFSFTFAQLRAHGVQIRLGQ, encoded by the coding sequence ATGACCTGTCCATATTGCGGCTCCAAACTTGCTTCCGAGGTCAACTGCGACCGGTGCGGGGCGGTCTACGCCCCGACGGCGTCGACGGGCTGGCGCCCGGACCCCACGGCGCGACACGAGGGGCGCTACTACGTCGCAGGCCGTCCGACGAACCGGGTGCGCAACGGGAAACGCGTAGCAGCAGACCCGACCGGTGGTCAGATGCTGCCGGACTATGTCGAGATACCCGTGTCGAGGTCGAGCATTCGATTGAGCTGGCCGGCGACCGGGGCGACGACGGTGATCATCGTCTTGGCGGCAGCGATCGTCTGGGCACTGCTACGCGGCAGTACCTCGACACCACCCTCTCCGGAAACCACCTATCTCTCCGGGCTCAAGGACGCCGGGCTGTCGAACGAATTCAACTCCGAAGCCGGAGCCATCGCCCACGCCCGCCAGGTGTGCCGACAGCTGGAAGAGGGCGGACCCGAGCAGGGTCTGCCGGCCGACAAGTTCGCCGTCGAGGCATTCTGCCCGCAGTTCGCCGAGGGCTTCCACATCCTCGAAAAGACAACCGTCAAGGGGACATTCGTACTGATGGACAGCAATGGCCTGGGGGCAATCGCCACATCTGAGACGTCATGTGAGGGCGCATACGGCTATTCCGACATCGGGCATGACACTCCGGTCACGGTCAAGAACGGCAAGAACGAAATCCTGGCCACCACCACGCTCGGTCAGGGCAGGGCCGACAGCGCGACATGTAACTTCTCGTTCAGCTTCCCGGTAACCGAGGGCCAGGATCGCTATGTCGTCTCCGTGGGGCACCGAGGCGAGTTCAGCTTCACCTTCGCCCAGCTTCGAGCCCACGGCGTGCAAATACGCCTCGGGCAGTGA
- a CDS encoding hydrogenase maturation protease: MTHLVIGIGNSFRRDDGVGLAVADEVARRDLPGIEVMTAIGEPGAILDAWAGVPTVVVVDAAVSPDAIPGRIRRWTPDARPDSAPTSSHALGLAQTYALGRALGLLPGRLVVLTVDIVDRGLGSGLSDPVAACVTDAVDAVLDEFVD; the protein is encoded by the coding sequence TTGACGCACTTGGTGATCGGAATCGGCAACAGCTTCCGCCGTGACGACGGAGTCGGATTGGCGGTGGCGGACGAAGTCGCCCGGCGCGACCTGCCCGGTATAGAGGTGATGACCGCGATCGGCGAACCCGGCGCCATCCTCGACGCGTGGGCCGGTGTGCCGACGGTTGTGGTGGTCGATGCCGCGGTCAGCCCGGATGCCATTCCGGGCCGGATCCGGCGGTGGACACCCGATGCGAGGCCCGACTCTGCCCCTACGAGCTCGCATGCCCTCGGACTGGCGCAGACATATGCGCTCGGCCGGGCACTCGGCCTGCTACCCGGTCGCCTCGTCGTGCTCACCGTGGATATCGTCGATCGTGGTCTGGGATCCGGCCTGTCGGACCCGGTCGCCGCGTGCGTCACCGATGCGGTCGACGCCGTCCTCGACGAATTCGTCGACTGA
- a CDS encoding FAD/NAD(P)-binding protein, protein MTETATKRSTHSAMHPVPYRVIDRVVENRDSATLVLSPVGDALAPARPGEFMMMYAFGVGEVAISVSGVPTFQDDAVTHTVRAVGAVSRALHDAQPGTEIGLRGPFGTHWGMDTAAGRDLVIVAGGVGLAPLRPVVLAALTERERFGRVTLIAGARASDDFLFRGELAEWARRADIDVHVTVDVPVQGWPGEVGFVTEPLRRLAVRPANTIGFLCGPEVMMRNAAHELVRKGLAFNAIRVSLERNMQCGIGWCGHCQLGPLLLCRDGPVVGYDVAEPLLRVKEL, encoded by the coding sequence ATGACTGAGACGGCGACCAAGCGTTCGACCCACTCTGCGATGCATCCGGTGCCCTACCGGGTGATCGACCGTGTCGTGGAGAACCGCGATTCGGCGACGCTGGTTCTCTCGCCCGTGGGCGATGCGCTGGCGCCGGCGCGGCCCGGCGAATTCATGATGATGTACGCGTTCGGGGTCGGCGAGGTCGCGATCTCGGTCAGCGGCGTCCCGACCTTCCAGGACGATGCCGTCACCCACACCGTGCGCGCCGTCGGTGCGGTCAGCCGGGCGCTGCACGACGCGCAACCCGGCACCGAGATCGGACTGCGCGGACCATTCGGCACCCACTGGGGGATGGACACGGCGGCCGGACGCGACCTGGTGATCGTGGCCGGCGGCGTCGGGTTGGCCCCGCTGCGCCCGGTCGTCCTGGCCGCGCTGACCGAGCGCGAGAGGTTCGGCCGCGTGACGTTGATCGCCGGCGCGCGCGCCAGCGACGATTTCCTGTTCCGGGGCGAGCTCGCAGAGTGGGCGCGACGCGCAGACATCGACGTGCATGTGACCGTCGACGTGCCCGTGCAGGGCTGGCCGGGTGAAGTCGGCTTCGTCACGGAGCCGCTGCGCCGGTTGGCCGTACGGCCGGCCAACACGATCGGTTTCCTGTGCGGCCCGGAGGTGATGATGCGCAACGCCGCGCACGAGTTGGTCCGTAAAGGGCTGGCGTTCAACGCTATCCGGGTTTCACTCGAGCGCAACATGCAGTGCGGCATCGGCTGGTGCGGACACTGCCAACTGGGGCCGCTGCTGCTCTGCCGTGACGGTCCGGTCGTCGGTTACGACGTCGCAGAACCACTGCTGCGGGTGAAGGAGCTCTAG
- a CDS encoding 4Fe-4S dicluster domain-containing protein: MKSAVIDAAGLERLVSTLIDRGYRVVGPTVSDNAIVLAELDTADDLPRGWGVDVAPGQYRLRRRDDEAVFGHSAGPQSWKQFLHPSRQKLWSSDAEVPEDEPRYAFVGVRGCDLAAIATLDGVLGRSAHPDQGFTGRLARLFVVAVNCTEPGGLCFCASMGTGPAAGPGYDLALTERTGPDGCWYLVEAGSDVGAEVLADLPHREASDIEIDSARRDVAQAADRMGRRMPDGDLRNLLVESRESPHWNEVASRCLTCGNCTMVCPTCFCTSVEDVTDLTGEHAERWMHWASCFEFDFTFVHEGSVRQSGPSRYRHWLTHKLGTWHDQFGMSGCVGCGRCIAWCPTGIDITEEMTTLSEQAKGRDD; the protein is encoded by the coding sequence ATGAAAAGCGCGGTGATCGACGCCGCAGGGCTAGAGCGCCTGGTGTCCACCCTGATCGACCGCGGCTACCGCGTGGTGGGACCGACGGTGTCGGACAACGCCATCGTGCTCGCCGAGCTGGACACGGCCGACGACCTACCGCGCGGGTGGGGGGTGGACGTCGCTCCCGGCCAATACCGGCTGCGCCGTCGCGACGACGAGGCGGTGTTCGGCCATTCGGCGGGGCCCCAATCGTGGAAGCAGTTTTTGCACCCGTCGCGGCAGAAGTTGTGGTCGTCCGATGCCGAAGTGCCCGAGGATGAGCCGCGCTACGCGTTCGTCGGCGTACGGGGCTGCGACCTCGCCGCCATCGCCACCCTCGACGGCGTGCTCGGCAGGAGCGCCCATCCGGACCAGGGCTTCACCGGACGGTTGGCCAGACTCTTCGTCGTCGCGGTGAACTGCACCGAACCGGGTGGCTTGTGCTTCTGCGCGTCGATGGGAACGGGGCCGGCCGCCGGGCCGGGTTACGACCTCGCCCTCACCGAGCGCACAGGACCGGACGGCTGCTGGTACCTCGTGGAGGCCGGGAGCGACGTCGGCGCCGAGGTGCTCGCCGATCTCCCGCACCGAGAAGCCAGCGATATCGAAATCGATTCCGCGCGCCGAGATGTCGCGCAGGCCGCGGACCGGATGGGGCGGCGCATGCCGGATGGCGATCTGCGCAACCTGCTGGTGGAGTCCCGCGAGTCACCGCACTGGAACGAGGTCGCCAGCCGGTGCCTGACCTGTGGCAACTGCACGATGGTCTGCCCGACGTGCTTCTGTACGAGCGTCGAGGACGTCACCGACCTGACCGGTGAGCATGCCGAGCGCTGGATGCACTGGGCGTCGTGTTTCGAGTTCGACTTCACCTTCGTCCACGAGGGCAGCGTCCGGCAGTCCGGTCCGTCGCGATACCGCCACTGGCTCACCCACAAACTGGGCACCTGGCACGACCAGTTCGGTATGTCAGGCTGTGTCGGCTGCGGACGCTGTATTGCTTGGTGTCCCACCGGAATAGACATCACCGAGGAGATGACGACGCTCTCAGAACAAGCGAAGGGTCGCGATGACTGA
- a CDS encoding 3-oxoacyl-[acyl-carrier-protein] synthase III C-terminal domain-containing protein, which translates to MATRIDRIELAPGRWRHRHSALRLAVKAARDCLHNAGCPPHDLDLLINAGIYRDRNLGEPALAAMIQHDIGANPEDPHAGSHGTFSFDVANGPCGVLTALQVVDGFLRSHAVDRALVVASDANPGRGLSERFPFAPAGGALLCSWTDDDRGLARTHWTNLPEARETYSATVGLIDHRNVLRFDVPESADEAFADAAARAAGQCLRAASITAEDLDAIVAAPAHAQYRAALAARLDVGPDRITVADDTGLHTVSLVAALSDALSRARPGAQLLLAAAGAGVTAGATLYRV; encoded by the coding sequence ATGGCCACGAGGATTGATCGCATCGAGTTGGCACCGGGACGCTGGCGTCACCGGCACAGCGCACTTCGCCTGGCGGTCAAGGCCGCTCGCGACTGCCTCCACAACGCGGGGTGTCCACCGCACGACCTCGACCTTCTCATCAACGCGGGCATCTATCGCGACCGCAACCTCGGGGAGCCCGCCCTGGCGGCGATGATCCAACACGACATCGGCGCCAACCCCGAAGACCCGCACGCCGGCTCGCACGGAACGTTCTCCTTCGATGTGGCGAACGGTCCGTGCGGCGTCCTCACCGCGCTGCAAGTGGTCGACGGGTTCCTGCGGTCGCACGCCGTCGACCGTGCCCTCGTGGTCGCGAGCGACGCGAACCCAGGGCGCGGGCTGAGCGAACGTTTTCCGTTCGCGCCTGCCGGCGGCGCACTGCTGTGTAGCTGGACCGACGACGACCGTGGCCTCGCCCGAACGCACTGGACGAACCTTCCGGAGGCGCGCGAAACCTACAGCGCGACAGTCGGACTGATCGACCACCGCAACGTCCTGCGTTTCGATGTACCAGAGTCGGCGGACGAAGCGTTCGCCGATGCCGCGGCGCGGGCGGCCGGCCAGTGTCTGAGGGCCGCGTCGATTACGGCCGAGGACCTCGACGCGATCGTCGCGGCTCCCGCACACGCGCAGTACCGGGCCGCGCTCGCGGCCAGGCTGGACGTGGGGCCCGACCGGATCACCGTTGCCGACGACACCGGCCTGCACACCGTGTCCCTCGTGGCCGCGCTGTCCGACGCCCTGAGCAGGGCGCGACCCGGCGCACAACTGTTGCTCGCCGCCGCGGGCGCCGGCGTCACCGCGGGCGCCACCCTGTATCGGGTGTGA